From Candidatus Pedobacter colombiensis, one genomic window encodes:
- a CDS encoding VOC family protein, translated as MALINPHINFNGNAEEAFNFYKSVFGGEFVKIIRFKDVSNPEYPLAENDANKIMHIALPIGKNILMANDVPESMGQVNENENRSKISISAESREEADKLFNGLSAGGNIEVPIGDSPWGSYFGMFRDKFGIEWMVDFDPNA; from the coding sequence ATGGCACTTATCAATCCACACATTAATTTCAATGGAAATGCCGAAGAAGCATTCAATTTTTACAAATCAGTATTTGGCGGTGAGTTCGTAAAGATTATACGCTTTAAAGATGTATCAAACCCTGAATATCCATTAGCAGAAAATGATGCAAATAAGATAATGCACATTGCTTTGCCAATTGGCAAGAACATTTTAATGGCCAATGACGTTCCGGAAAGTATGGGACAAGTAAATGAAAATGAAAACAGGTCTAAGATATCTATCAGTGCTGAAAGTCGTGAAGAAGCCGACAAATTATTTAACGGACTTTCAGCAGGCGGAAATATTGAAGTGCCTATTGGAGACAGTCCCTGGGGTTCGTATTTTGGAATGTTTAGAGACAAATTCGGTATTGAATGGATGGTGGATTTTGACCCCAACGCCTAA
- a CDS encoding DinB family protein produces MTHTEIITLNFEEIRRRSIKLWTGLVPETYFWRPDIKAMSCLEMIRHVLEGEHLFHKILDNRGNIGDYVSPWKDIPYTNLQDELNFAKPYREKFLSAIKSFSADDLTSIEIVRSEKGQRRRLGDYLQRIAYHEAVHAGQLLSYFRTLGLDRPQIWD; encoded by the coding sequence ATGACACATACAGAAATTATAACATTGAACTTTGAAGAAATCAGAAGAAGAAGTATTAAACTTTGGACAGGATTAGTACCTGAAACTTACTTTTGGAGACCGGACATCAAAGCAATGAGTTGCCTTGAAATGATAAGGCATGTTTTAGAAGGAGAACATTTATTCCATAAAATCTTGGACAACAGGGGTAATATTGGTGACTATGTTTCGCCTTGGAAAGACATACCCTATACGAACTTGCAAGACGAACTTAACTTTGCAAAACCGTACAGAGAGAAATTCCTTTCGGCAATTAAATCATTTAGTGCAGACGATTTAACTTCCATAGAAATTGTTCGTTCTGAAAAGGGGCAAAGAAGAAGACTGGGAGACTATTTACAGCGAATTGCCTATCACGAAGCAGTCCACGCCGGACAATTACTCTCATATTTCAGGACACTTGGACTTGACAGACCACAAATTTGGGACTAA
- a CDS encoding DUF4397 domain-containing protein, giving the protein MNISIQPTIKNFKRFSAFTLLSISSLFFNSCTKNAAPVPDTAFLSIMNTSPTLATFNIYVDQSKINAGGAVPFNGSTSYFQITPGSHSVKFTTGSSTESIITKDVTLEANTINSLFLIDRGTNMDFFKIKDELGSVSSTKAFVRFVNLSPDAPALDLAVKEGNVIIENKAYKANSQFIEVEAKTYVFEIRNKATGARLGEELSSMELKAGKSYTIISTGLVTPGQTEHGIQGKIITNQ; this is encoded by the coding sequence ATGAACATTTCTATTCAACCAACGATTAAAAACTTTAAAAGATTTAGCGCATTTACCCTATTATCTATCAGCTCCTTATTTTTCAATTCCTGTACAAAAAATGCTGCTCCGGTACCAGATACTGCTTTTTTAAGTATTATGAATACCTCGCCTACACTAGCTACATTTAATATCTACGTTGATCAGAGCAAAATAAATGCTGGTGGTGCAGTACCATTTAATGGCAGTACCAGCTATTTCCAAATCACTCCCGGTTCGCATAGCGTTAAATTCACAACTGGCAGTAGCACTGAAAGTATAATTACCAAAGATGTAACGTTAGAAGCAAATACAATTAATTCTCTATTTCTGATTGATAGAGGTACCAATATGGATTTCTTTAAAATCAAAGATGAGTTGGGTAGTGTGAGTTCTACTAAAGCCTTCGTTAGATTTGTAAACCTTTCACCAGATGCTCCGGCATTAGACCTTGCTGTTAAAGAAGGAAATGTGATCATAGAGAACAAAGCTTACAAAGCCAATAGCCAGTTTATTGAAGTAGAAGCAAAAACATATGTTTTTGAAATCAGAAATAAGGCAACAGGTGCACGATTAGGAGAAGAATTGAGCAGCATGGAGCTTAAAGCAGGTAAATCTTACACTATTATTTCAACCGGTTTGGTTACTCCGGGCCAAACCGAACATGGTATCCAGGGAAAAATTATTACCAACCAATAA
- a CDS encoding Rpn family recombination-promoting nuclease/putative transposase has protein sequence MSEETDSTRFIDPYSDFGFKHIFGKAPNKSFLISFLNQLLKGRKVVIDIQYNNTEYKGSGNDYRKTVFDLYCTGDKGEKFIVEMQKAKVKNFKDRSIFYTANLIQEQGVGVIADWNYQIPEIYFVAIMNFKFDDSHPDHFIHDVRLMEINTNQEFYPKLAYIFIEMPKFKKLEEELENELEEWLYILNNLKELSEIPLSLIGKGEYDKVFEIAEVGNLTPEEMNEYQQRLKIRRDNYSAMEYIKEEALERGIEIGHEKGLEKGRVEERKEMAFKLKAGNISLSFIAETTGLSIEEIGSL, from the coding sequence ATGAGCGAAGAAACAGATAGCACAAGATTTATCGATCCTTATTCTGACTTTGGATTTAAGCATATTTTTGGTAAAGCACCCAACAAGAGTTTTCTAATCAGTTTTCTGAATCAGCTGTTAAAAGGGAGGAAAGTAGTTATTGATATTCAGTACAATAATACGGAGTATAAGGGTTCGGGTAACGATTATAGAAAAACAGTATTTGATTTATACTGTACTGGCGACAAGGGCGAGAAATTTATAGTGGAAATGCAGAAAGCAAAAGTTAAAAACTTTAAAGACCGAAGTATTTTCTATACGGCAAATTTGATTCAGGAACAGGGAGTCGGTGTAATTGCAGATTGGAATTATCAGATTCCTGAAATATATTTTGTTGCGATCATGAATTTTAAATTTGATGACAGCCACCCGGATCATTTTATACATGATGTCCGGCTGATGGAGATCAATACGAACCAGGAGTTTTATCCAAAGCTAGCTTATATTTTTATAGAGATGCCTAAATTTAAGAAACTAGAAGAAGAATTGGAAAATGAACTGGAAGAGTGGCTTTACATCTTAAACAACCTGAAAGAATTATCCGAAATTCCGCTATCTTTGATAGGCAAGGGAGAATATGACAAAGTATTTGAGATTGCAGAAGTTGGAAACTTAACCCCAGAGGAAATGAACGAATATCAGCAAAGATTAAAAATACGACGTGACAATTATAGTGCAATGGAGTATATAAAAGAAGAGGCACTTGAGAGGGGTATTGAAATAGGTCATGAAAAAGGTCTTGAAAAGGGCCGTGTGGAAGAACGTAAAGAAATGGCTTTCAAATTAAAAGCCGGGAATATTTCTTTAAGCTTTATCGCTGAGACCACTGGACTCTCCATAGAAGAGATAGGGTCTTTATAG
- a CDS encoding response regulator transcription factor has translation MKVLIVEDEKTLAYEMEDFLKKAFYICDLAHNIKDGLEKMEMNSYDFILLDLGLPDGDGLTLLPKAKKHNPDAAYIILTARGKLEDRIAGLDLGADDYLPKPFSLLELQSRMQAIARRKFNLKEELLALGDFRLDLQKRLILFQENQIELSRKEFDLLSYLFLHSNRVLTRMQLSEHIWGTFADDDYDSNYIDAHIKNIRKKLNAWAPADFLETVRGVGYRIKK, from the coding sequence ATGAAAGTTTTGATTGTAGAAGATGAAAAAACGCTGGCCTATGAAATGGAAGATTTCTTAAAAAAGGCTTTTTACATCTGTGATCTTGCGCACAATATTAAAGATGGACTGGAAAAGATGGAGATGAACAGCTATGATTTCATTCTGCTAGATCTCGGCCTGCCCGATGGAGATGGTCTAACCCTGCTCCCAAAAGCAAAGAAACACAATCCAGATGCCGCATATATTATCCTTACTGCCAGAGGTAAACTCGAAGATCGCATTGCCGGCCTCGACCTTGGAGCTGACGATTACCTGCCAAAACCATTTTCATTGCTCGAACTACAATCCAGAATGCAGGCCATTGCACGTCGTAAATTTAATCTCAAAGAAGAACTATTGGCATTAGGAGATTTTAGGCTCGATCTGCAAAAGCGGCTTATCCTTTTTCAGGAAAACCAGATAGAACTTTCGCGCAAAGAATTTGACCTGCTCAGCTACCTGTTCCTCCATAGCAACCGCGTGCTCACCAGAATGCAACTTAGCGAACATATATGGGGTACCTTTGCAGACGACGATTACGACTCTAACTATATTGACGCCCACATTAAAAATATCAGAAAGAAATTAAATGCATGGGCACCCGCAGATTTCCTCGAAACAGTGCGTGGGGTCGGTTATAGAATAAAAAAATAA
- a CDS encoding HAMP domain-containing sensor histidine kinase, which translates to MKLSSKLILFITGSKLAVVLLFIILLPFLVDGIVAEYTTYSLRRQQDKVLKIVEQKGIKHYLQNDDSYGSYTMLKEEYIALEPAIKGITIDTIKTAQRVVEQDTLTYRILMHTFNFDHKPYLLEIGKTINSINQYNKPLQRTALYVLIGLIIASLLFDLLFTRTLISPLGRIIRSKLINRKFPFKDYSAPVRTSTYDFKYLDESLVLLMDQINEAFEKEREFTANASHELMTPISILQNKMENLIGDGQLSDTVTLKIMEMMKTLNRLKKISNSLLLISRIENEQFVKSDAIKPADLIDEVIEEISHRLEEKGLNIAVNLTQNPLLKGVNHDLLFQLFYNLINNAIKYNVDNGSITISDQLINKGYLIAIADTGIGISTEEQAFIFDRFRKTNLSENVGHGLGLSIVKSICQYHGIEIKVSSEVNKGSTFTLFFPSALFAKIV; encoded by the coding sequence GTGAAGCTATCTTCAAAATTAATCCTGTTTATTACTGGTTCTAAGCTAGCCGTAGTCTTGCTTTTCATCATTCTATTGCCCTTTCTGGTTGATGGAATTGTTGCCGAATACACCACCTATTCTTTACGCAGACAGCAAGATAAGGTACTCAAAATAGTCGAGCAAAAAGGAATAAAGCACTACCTGCAAAACGATGACAGCTATGGAAGTTATACCATGCTTAAGGAAGAATATATAGCCTTAGAACCTGCGATCAAAGGGATCACAATTGATACCATAAAAACAGCACAACGCGTAGTAGAACAGGATACCCTAACCTACAGAATCCTGATGCATACCTTTAATTTCGATCATAAACCTTATTTACTCGAAATCGGAAAAACCATAAACAGCATCAATCAATACAACAAACCCTTGCAACGAACAGCCTTATATGTACTCATAGGACTGATTATCGCGAGTTTGCTATTCGACCTCCTCTTTACCAGAACCCTCATTAGTCCCTTAGGAAGAATCATTAGATCAAAACTGATCAACAGGAAATTCCCCTTTAAAGATTACTCAGCCCCGGTTCGTACCTCTACGTACGACTTTAAGTACCTTGATGAATCGCTGGTATTATTGATGGATCAGATTAATGAGGCCTTCGAAAAAGAACGCGAATTTACAGCCAATGCTTCACATGAATTGATGACCCCGATCAGCATTCTTCAAAACAAAATGGAAAACCTGATTGGCGACGGACAACTGAGTGATACTGTGACACTCAAAATTATGGAAATGATGAAAACGCTCAACAGGCTAAAGAAAATCTCAAACTCCCTGCTCCTGATATCAAGAATAGAAAACGAACAATTCGTTAAATCAGATGCAATAAAGCCAGCAGACCTTATCGATGAAGTCATCGAAGAAATCAGTCACCGTTTAGAAGAAAAAGGACTTAACATAGCAGTTAACCTGACCCAAAATCCATTACTAAAAGGTGTAAATCATGATTTGTTATTTCAATTGTTCTATAACCTGATCAATAACGCCATTAAGTACAATGTAGATAATGGAAGTATTACAATAAGCGATCAACTGATCAATAAAGGATACCTGATTGCTATTGCCGACACCGGTATCGGTATTTCTACGGAAGAACAAGCATTCATATTTGACCGTTTTAGAAAAACCAACCTATCCGAAAACGTAGGACACGGACTTGGACTTTCTATTGTAAAAAGCATTTGTCAATACCATGGTATTGAAATTAAAGTCAGCTCTGAAGTAAACAAAGGCAGCACTTTTACCCTATTTTTCCCTTCAGCACTATTCGCCAAAATTGTTTAA